A stretch of Fusarium poae strain DAOMC 252244 chromosome 2, whole genome shotgun sequence DNA encodes these proteins:
- a CDS encoding hypothetical protein (BUSCO:50054at5125) — translation MATPPGPASPSLNILPSNQSTVNHSRSPSFSSPALTASQPPSQELGVGGPGPIRHPRPLTAAELHLELEKEQEAVVNRLSRELSLLRAAQNASVVSNTSSTSAANSSHDVAEQSRLSGAGFSIPTARHHRTSSTTSQGIASQQLSSSYEARIHAPRPSHATPLSRQDSTASRRSLTNSPGPQHSSSLDPSNYFQQQRLPPTSIPPSSVGAIPGSLSEQLSPGLMPATMRYEETAFYRGELETAKKENDALKRKIRELERQVRQRRASDTSRPRSDSVSTTTSMSVTPAGGASIAGPREGLLIRPGGDRERGMTTQSIASVASVGVGVPEEEVKVGESAASAGVAHNTQ, via the exons ATGGCTACTCCTCCGGGTCCTGCCTCGCCATCTCTGAATATTCTTCCTTCGAACCAGAGTACTGTTAACCATTCTCGTTCGCCGTCTTTTTCATCACCTGCCCTGACCGCTTCACAACCGCCTTCCCAGGAGCTGGGCGTTGGAGGGCCTGGACCGATAAGACATCCTCGTCCGTTGACCGCTGCCGAACTTCACCTCGAGCTTGAAAAGGAACAGGAAGCTGTT GTAAATCGCTTATCTCGCGAGCTGTCACTTCTTCGAGCTGCCCAGAACGCCTCGGTCGTGTCCAACACTTCATCCACCTCCGCTGCAAACTCATCCCATGATGTAGCCGAACAATCTCGCCTATCAGGTGCAGGCTTCTCCATTCCCACCGCTCGACACCACCGAACGTCATCGACCACGTCTCAGGGCATTGCCAGCCAGCAGCTGTCATCGTCCTACGAAGCACGGATCCACGCTCCTCGCCCCTCACATGCTACCCCTCTCTCGCGGCAGGATAGTACCGCCTCTCGGAGGAGCCTGACAAATTCTCCCGGACCGCAACACAGCAGCAGTCTCGATCCGTCCAATTACTTTCAACAACAGCGACTCCCGCCTACGTCGATCCCACCGAGTTCCGTTGGTGCAATACCCGGAAGCCTCAGCGAGCAACTGAGTCCCGGACTTATGCCAGCTACCATGCGATACGAGGAGACGGCATTTTACAGAGGCGAGCTCGAGACTGCCAAGAAGGAGAATGATGCTTTGAAGCGAAAGATCAGGGAGTTGGAGAGACAGGTTCGTCAACGAAGGGCTAGTGATACAAGTCGACCAAGGAGCGATAGTGTCAGTACCACCACCAGCATGAGCGTGACTCCCGCTGGGGGAGCGAGCATAGCAGGACCACGAGAAGGACTACTTATTCGACCTGGTGGTGATCGGGAACGAGGCATGACAACACAGAGTATCGCCAGTGTAGCTAgtgttggcgttggcgtGCCCGAGGAAGAAGTCAAGGTTGGTGAGAGTGCTGCTAGTGCTGGCGTCGCACATAATACGCAATAG
- a CDS encoding hypothetical protein (TransMembrane:1 (i261-279o)): MRPYRSHLRPACVPCRKRKSRCQSDESGEAACLMCRAHRTECVYPPEFRVLDPSSTPKSRRRAKRDSRDSGSNPVPASVADDSLIEQSTLSIGPNPIPTPTHGSIQDTAARNAVPVISPLASRSTEWPQKDAQPEESPLALGSNDEQQHNLHIVGPTVTSDNQVLSDYLSAMPSSTRGSRIVRPVPGNRSRPVLFTMVQKRPVGLDSNRTFPEERLQLIEKILEPFASHVLDVYFEKVNSSFPLLDEAHFLKQYMEKKDSISPALLSCLYAHSIIFWNSSPILSRHRCPDGRFIWNLATEAIYSQIHRSPGISVIEAAILNIGGREVTSLIGNGVLFASSVAMAHSLGLNHSPAPWEIPQSEKNLRMRIWWALLIHDKWLSLAHGTPPIISSSLNDVPKPLVENLCEEGASPDKLLKATIYIALLGLTDVLDMHLRHVHRLRNADEPRHTTRLELALNSWVENLGDDIRRVVIRGTNLAIPGAANLRLSYLTVRLLSQRIDLEEGKRIHEANDSRLLNRYMQARRTAEDILILVQELQAEHLADFWLPSSAFALSTTVSFLLRCALETENSTSGLVQSSSLKIASDLLSTLRSHKEKYAWDLGDICLAQHTEVVEKLLAITPPEDPSAEEPQDFSNFFMSDDAFLDQLFPSLWDPLQNVCFTKDSLAWLPKPSMARFEDLPLELVNKIIIENGLPLKSLAALRLCWPHIDVITLPPLFRKVHITFAPKHLERLKAFASSPRVAPYVQELLFYDPKIIQTPYKDGFVHTDKGLEGYSHAFLCDLLKCIDALPNLHTFTSGPGTDDKNTKKEDIDGLLYAILPALCRPSSRITSLRLHDPLNYFLWAHTKFCRHERPHTIFKSLPDKYCTGMRVNASTFYHECACTSLGRPNSVHRFWPYEWITALRGLVKLDLLTETYRDDRPSRPEVDDLFVEFLKGAVNLEELSIQWKYNMSSLRKCLLTDSDAEQLQRLFDSNIKFPRLRTIKLAYVQLTLSGKPFQDFIERHAATLRHIVLCQINENVPEVIRFAARSPKLHLHRFVVFPNYDWRFPLKMESSALVPEQSLLEYINSNDPEHQDPLSALGRDPCWGTVVQRIKPRSVRVRWPGSSRKQWTKICWKLMIPGVSPPVAFLGPEEWPEQNGWMHVACNECSD, encoded by the exons atgcgCCCATATAGATCACATCTCCGACCGGCCTGTGTTCCTTGCCGGAAACGCAAATCCCGTTGCCAGTCCGATGAATCAGGCGAAGCTGCTTGCCTTATGTGCCGAGCTCATCGCACTGAGTGTGTATATCCCCCGGAGTTTAGAGTACTAGATCCATCATCGACTCCCAAATCAAGGCGACGGGCAAAACGAGACTCACGCGACAGTGGCTCCAACCCAGTGCCTGCATCAGTGGCGGATGATTCACTTATTGAGCAGTCCACATTGAGTATAGGACCGAACCCAATACCAACACCAACTCATGGATCTATTCAAGATACAGCTGCAAGAAACGCAGTACCAGTTATCTCTCCATTGGCGTCGAGAAGCACAGAATGGCCCCAAAAAGACGCTCAACCCGAGGAGTCACCATTGGCACTGGGATCCAATGATGAACAACAGCATAATCTTCATATAGTTGGTCCGACAGTGACATCCGATAACCAGGTGTTATCAGACTATCTATCTGCGATGCCTAGTTCAACAAGAGGGTCTCGAATTGTCAGACCAGTTCCGGGAAATAGATCTCGTCCTGTCTTATTCACCATGGTCCAGAAGCGACCGGTAGGGCTGGACTCAAATCGCACTTTCCCAGAGGAGAGGCTTCAACTCATTGAGAAGATACTGGAGCCCTTTGCCAGTCATGTTCTAGATGT TTATTTCGAAAAGGTTAACTCGTCTTTCCCTTTGCTCGATGAAGCACATTTCCTTAAACAGTACATGGAGAAGAAAGATAGCATATCTCCCGCGCTACTCAGCTGTTTATACGCTCACTCTATAATCTTCTGGAATAGCTCTCCTATCCTGTCTCGTCACAGGTGTCCTGATGGACGCTTTATCTGGAATCTTGCTACCGAAGCCATATACTCGCAAATACACAGGTCTCCTGGTATATCTGTGATTGAAGCGGCCATTTTGAACATTGGCGGGCGTGAAGTAACTTCTCTTATTGGCAATGGGGTCTTGTTCGCCTCGTCAGTCGCAATGGCGCATTCGCTAGGCCTGAATCACAGCCCGGCACCATGGGAGATCCCACAATCCGAGAAGAATTTGCGGATGAGAATTTGGTGGGCACTTTTGATTCATGACAAATG GTTGAGTTTAGCACATGGAACACCTCCCATCATCTCCTCGAGTCTGAATGATGTACCCAAACCGCTCGTGGAGAACCTTTGCGAAGAAGGTGCATCTCCGGACAAATTGCTCAAGGCCACCATATACATCGCTCTCTTGGGACTTACAGACGTCTTGGACATGCATTTGAGGCATGTCCATCGGCTTAGAAACGCGGACGAACCTAGACACACGACACGTCTGGAGTTGGCACTGAATAGTTGGGTTGAGAATCTTGGTGATGACATCCGTCGAGTCGTCATCCGTGGGACGAATCTAGCAATTCCCGGTGCAGCAAACTTACGCCTGTCATATTTGACCGTCAGGCTATTATCTCAGAGAATTGACCTTGAAGAGGGGAAGCGCATCCATGAGGCCAACGATAGCCGCCTTTTAAATCGCTACATGCAAGCCCGAAGAACTGCAGAAGATATCCTAATTCTGGTGCAGGAGTTACAGGCAGAACATCTTGCAGATTTTTGGCTCCCAAGTAGCGCCTTTGCACTCTCCACAACAGTCAGCTTCCTTCTCCGATGCGCTCTAGAGACGGAGAACTCTACTTCGGGGCTCGTCCAAAGCTCTTCTTTAAAGATTGCTTCCGACCTCTTATCTACTCTTCGGTCGCATAAGGAGAAATATGCTTGGGATCTTGGCGATATTTGTTTGGCTCAGCATACTGAAGTTGTGGAAAAGCTTCTGGCGATTACTCCACCCGAAGACCCAAGTGCAGAAGAACCGCAGGACTTTTCCAACTTTTTTATGTCTGATGATGCTTTTCTAGATCAGTTGTTTCCGAGCTTATGGGATCCGTTGCAGAATGTCTG TTTCACAAAAG ATTCTCTAGCCTGGCTTCCCAAGCCCAGCATGGCCAGATTTGAGGATCTCCCGCTCGAACTGGTGAACAAAATCATCATCGAGAACGGCCTTCCTCTCAAATCTCTAGCAGCTCTGCGCTTGTGCTGGCCTCATATCGATGTGATAACCCTTCCACCTTTGTTCCGTAAGGTTCACATCACATTCGCTCCAAAACACCTGGAAAGACTCAAGGCTTTTGCATCGTCCCCACGCGTCGCACCGTATGTACAAGAGCTGCTCTTCTACGATCCCAAAATCATCCAGACACCCTATAAGGATGGTTTCGTCCATACAGATAAAGGCTTGGAAGGATACTCGCATGCATTTCTTTGCGACCTCTTGAAGTGTATTGATGCCCTGCCAAACCTACACACATTCACATCTGGGCCAGGTACTGATGACAAGAACACCAAGAAAGAGGATATTGATGGCCTCTTGTATGCCATTTTGCCTGCTTTATGTCGACCTTCATCCCGTATTACATCTCTCAGACTCCATGACCCCCTCAACTACTTTCTTTGGGCACATACAAAGTTCTGCCGTCATGAAAGGCCACACACAATTTTCAAGTCACTCCCAGACAAATACTGCACTGGGATGCGTGTTAACGCCTCTACATTCTATCATGAATGTGCTTGTACTTCTTTGGGTCGTCCGAACAGTGTACATCGTTTCTGGCCGTACGAATGGATCACTGCTCTCCGAGGCTTGGTAAAACTCGATCTTTTAACAGAAACTTACAGGGACGATCGACCTAGCCGGCCGGAAGTCGATGACTTGTTCGTCGAATTTCTCAAGGGGGCAGTCAATCTTGAGGAACTTTCCATCCAGTGGAAATACAATATGAGCAGCCTTAGGAAGTGTCTTCTTACAGATTCTGACGCTGAGCAACTACAGCGCCTCTTCGACAGCAACATCAAGTTTCCCCGTCTCAGGACCATCAAATTGGCATATGTCCAACTCACCCTCTCCGGCAAACCATTTCAGGACTTCATAGAACGTCATGCAGCCACCCTACGACATATCGTGCTTTGCCAAATTAACGAGAACGTTCCTGAAGTCATCAGATTCGCTGCAAGAAGTCCTaaacttcatcttcatcgattTGTTGTTTTCCCGAATTACGATTGGCGTTTCCCATTGAAAATGGAGTCGTCGGCATTGGTTCCGGAACAGTCGCTGTTGGAATATATCAACAGTAATGACCCTGAGCATCAAGACCCTTTGTCAGCTTTGGGCCGCGACCCTTGTTGGGGAACAGTTGTTCAGAGGATAAAGCCTCGGTCGGTAAGGGTAAGGTGGCCAGGGAGCTCAAGAAAACAGTGGACGAAAATATGTTGGAAATTGATGATTCCCGGTGTAAGCCCTCCCGTTGCTTTTCTTGGCCCCGAGGAGTGGCCAGAACAAAATGGGTGGATGCACGTTGCTTGCAATGAATGTAGCGACTAG
- a CDS encoding hypothetical protein (BUSCO:9720at5125), with amino-acid sequence MVGRKRPATRSSARRGAAAAAAAEPTGGEIYQDMLAEAGVNPRAPSSPERPLKRRRATPKKPVAQAVKEPEPAPNESGPSKAPQATVEEDDDEDEDIEFQDVVPPLPTMQTMELESDDESDDEDIMFEDVDFTAPLQDLSSKPEAPQALELNLTAQQSSTVQAKKAAERRKPITKEERKIRIDVHKTHLLCLLAQAARRNHWCNDGRVQDYLRPHLTDKTVTYLTPGSHLPQFGRTESLKTGLKQAEDVWKTKYEVTERGLRRALWAEDHKQLDDYEPPDDMESCVDRDDFREAAKKLQGSRDVGAQLYCALLRGVGVQARLVCSLQPLACTNSAPTMPKPKQKPKKGLTKAEKNEQVKAALAKYQEMATAGYGSPSSGSSARRRLGHPNATAYNFTPTISPPKPQPVFETRKRIKESAYPVYWVEVLDVGHQKWQPVDAVVTHTFWKPRALEPPITDKENFLSYVVAFDADGTARDVTRRYAKAYTAKTRRARIETVAEDGDAWWKRVMKLYARRRRTDLDQIEDNELVGIEAREPMPRNVQDFKDHPVFALERHLRRNEVLIPNATPSGTVAAGSRGPLEKIYRRRDVRIARTADKWYRMGREVKPFEIPVKWLPKKAKPKNPLDDDHEEDDQGDAGTPIYTEDQTELYEPPPVRNGIVPKNKFGNIDVYVPSMVPAGGAHIIHEHAGRAAFLAGVDYAPALTGFSFKGRHGTAVLTGVIVAKEHEEGVRTIIDSLGDLEQEVEDERRRHRALKAWRKFLMALRIREQIWSGVDADERKAADDKAAKEAQLDQEIEDAPSDVTEEFDMADDDDDMGGGFLVE; translated from the exons ATGGTAGGTCGCAAACGTCCTGCGACAAGGTCAAGCGCCCGAAGGGGTGCTGCAGCTGCTGCAGCAGCAGAACCAACTGGTGGAGAGATCTACCAGGACATGCTCGCAGAAGCTGGCGTGAATCCAAGAGCTCCGTCATCACCAGAGAGACCTTTAAAACGACGTCGCGCTACACCAAAGAAACCAGTTGCACAGGCAGTGAAGGAACCTGAACCAGCACCAAATGAGTCTGGGCCAAGCAAAGCACCTCAAGCTAcagttgaagaagatgacgatgaagatgaggatatCGAGTTTCAAGATGTCGTCCCACCGCTACCAACCATGCAAACCATGGAATTGGAGTCCGATGACGAATCTGACGACGAAGACATCATGTTCGAGGACGTCGACTTCACTGCACCTCTTCAAGACTTGAGCTCAAAACCCGAGGCACCACAAGCCCTGGAACTCAACCTGACAGCTCAACAATCATCTACAGTGCAAGCAAAAAAGGCAGCGGAACGGCGCAAACCAATAACCAAGGAAGAGCGCAAAATCCGCATCGACGTCCACAAAACGCATCTCCTATGTTTATTAGCTCAAGCTGCACGTCGCAATCACTGGTGTAACGATGGCAGAGTACAGGATTATTTGCGACCGCATTTAACTGACAAGACTGTCACATATCTTACTCCTGGCTCACATCTCCCACAGTTTGGACGAACGGAAAGTTTGAAAACTGGTCTCAAACAAGCTGAAGATGTGTGGAAGACGAAATATGAAGTTACAGAACGGGGTCTTCGACGAGCACTTTGGGCGGAAGATCATAAACAGTTAGACGAT TATGAGCCACCTGATGATATGGAAAGCTGCGTGGATCGTGATGATTTCCGCGAAGCAGCGAAAAAGCTCCAAGGCTCTAGAGATGTCGGGGCGCAACTATACTGTGCCTTATTACGTGGCGTAGGCGTACAAGCACGACTTGTTTGCTCGCTGCAACCTTTGGCATGTACGAATTCAGCTCCGACGATGCCAAAACCAAAGCAAAAGCCAAAGAAGGGCTTAACAAAGGCCGAGAAGAATGAACAAGTAAAGGCTGCATTGGCTAAGTACCAAGAGATGGCTACTGCTGGGTATGGTTCACCATCTAGCGGTTCATCGGCACGTCGAAGGCTGGGCCATCCAAACGCAACAGCATATAACTTCACACCAACAATATCACCTCCGAAACCTCAACCTGTCTTTGAAACTCGGAAACGAATAAAAGAGTCAGCATATCCAGTATACTGGGTCGAGGTTTTGGATGTTGGACATCAAAAATGGCAGCCGGTAGACGCAGTAGTCACGCACACGTTTTGGAAGCCCAGGGCTTTAGAACCGCCCATAACCGATAAAGAGAACTTTTTGTCTTATGTAGTAGCGTTTGATGCAGACGGTACTGCAAGGGACGTCACAAGGCGGTATGCAAAAGCCTACACGGCAAAGACACGACGAGCAAGAATTGAAACAGTCGCTGAAGACGGAGACGCGTGGTGGAAGCGAGTCATGAAACTCTATGCCCGACGACGACGAACCGATCTTGACCAAATCGAGGATAACGAACTCGTTGGTATCGAAGCGAGAGAGCCAATGCCGCGAAACGTACAAGATTTTAAAGACCACCCCGTGTTCGCTCTAGAACGACATCTAAGGCGTAACGAGGTTCTTATTCCGAATGCTACACCATCTGGAACCGTCGCCGCGGGTAGTCGAGGACCGCTAGAGAAAATTTACCGGAGAAGGGATGTTCGAATAGCGAGAACGGCAGATAAGTGGTACAGAATGGGTAGAGAAGTGAAACCGTTCGAGATACCCGTCAAATGGCTACCGAAGAAAGCCAAGCCAAAGAATCCGCTGGACGATGACCACGAGGAAGATGATCAAGGAGATGCAGGAACACCCATCTACACCGAAGACCAAACTGAGCTGTACGAACCACCACCAGTCCGCAACGGCATCGTCCCAAAGAACAAGTTCGGTAATATCGACGTCTACGTCCCAAGCATGGTCCCCGCAGGAGGCGCCCACATCATCCACGAACATGCAGGCCGAGCAGCATTCCTAGCAGGTGTAGACTACGCACCCGCCCTCACAGGCTTTTCCTTCAAAGGACGCCACGGAACAGCTGTTCTTACAGGTGTGATTGTTGCAAAGGAGCATGAAGAGGGTGTACGAACTATAATTGACAGTCTGGGCGACTTGGAGCAAGAAGTAGAAGATGAGCGCAGACGACATCGCGCCCTAAAAGCATGGAGGAAGTTTTTGATGGCTCTGCGTATCAGAGAACAAATTTGGAGCGGAGTAGATGCTGATGAACGAAAGGCGGCTGACGATAAAGCAGCAAAGGAGGCACAGCTTGATCAAGAGATTGAGGATGCGCCTAGTGACGTTACCGAAGAGTTTGACATggctgacgatgatgatgatatggGCGGAGGTTTCCTCGTGGAGTAG